The DNA segment TGGCGGTGCCTGGGGTCTGCTGTCGGCCCGCACAGTtatccggaatcagtttccccGCGCACGAGAAACAAAGCGTGTCCGGGTGCACGGATGGTGGAAACGGATGTCTACCCTGGCCGGGCGCCGGGTGCTGATGCGTAAAATACTGAAGGGCCGACATGTGTTGTCGCATTAGCGTAACGTGGGCTGTTGGAGTGTTTTAGTTGATATTTACGATAAATAAAGCGATGCGGTAGCAATGAATCGAAACGTGCTGCAGTTTGCTAGGACGATTGCATCTTTCGGAAGCACCCTGTATCGGCGCCTTGGAGGTTGTGTTTACATTacattttgacagttgcagCTGCATCATAACAAAGCTCCGCACTTGGCGCTCGGTTACTGGTCGGTACAGTAACGCGATGGACCTCAAAGACGAATCCCAGATTGAGTTTACAATAACTAGCTTTACCACCTGCTGCCGGTTATGCTTATCGTGTAGCGAGAGCGAGGATTACTATGACATCTACCTTAGTTCGATCGCTTCCCACAGCGAGACAACCTTCGTGGAAGCCATACAGAAAATCACCAACGTAGAGGTAAGCACCGAAATGTAGATAAATGCATCGTCTACGTATTCTTTGACACTTTTcccttcattttttgtttccagCTCATTTCCAACAGTAAGCTACCGTCGAAAATTTGCAGACATTGCGCGGCCCGAATAGATGATGCGTTTTGTTTCGTGCGCGATTTTCTTCGCACCAACGAGATGCTTCAGAACTATCTCGATAACGAAGAATGCGACAAAGAAGAGGCGGAAGAAATAGATCTAACCACCGTGCAAGAACTATGCGAACTGGACCTAACCGATCAGCAGATCGTGACGGACGaggagaacgagaacgagcgACGCGAAGGTAGCGAAGAGCCCGAACACCCGGACGACGAACAGCTCGTGCACCAGCGTCACGACACTCCCGTACAGCCGAGCGGTACAAACCGGGGCCTAACGGCGGTAGATTTCATCCTGCAGCAGATTACCACCTCGCcccagaagaaaaaacggcGCCCCGACAAGTCTGCGCTCAAGCACCAGTGTAACGAGTGTGACAAATCGTTTCTCCGCCGGTCGAACCTGGTCGATCATTTGCGCCTGCACGCACAGCTGAAGGTGTTCGCGTGCGATTTCTGCGACAAGCGGTTCGTGCAGTCGGGCAATCTGAAGTCGCACATGCGAACGCACACGGCGGAACGGCCGTACCGGTGCAGCATGTGCCAAAAGGGGTTCACCCAATCGAGCGCCCTCAAGACGCACATGTTAGCGCACACCAACACGAAGCCCTTCGCGTGCGACGTGTGCGACAAAGCGTTCGTAAGCAGCTCGGATCTGTGCAAGCACAAGCTGACCCATTCCGCCCAGAAGCGCTACCGGTGCGTCATCTGTCCGGAGCGGTTCTTCACGCAGAAGGTGCACCTGCGGAACCATCTGACCCGGATGCATCCGACCAGCAACATCTCGGTCTCGCTGGAGGCAGGCGTTGTAAAGTAATTTGAGGGAGAAAATGAATGCGGCGGTGGTGTAGTGACTGCAGACTTTTCGATTGTAGAGTTTTGCACTCACTCATCCCTCTTCAGATGCGTAAGCTTTTAATGCTGTAGGGCCACATTGGCATGAAtgttcataattttaaaagtaagcaatgaataataaaatcgGAAACGAACCACTGAACGATTActcaacaaaagaaaacgaattAAAAAATCATCCTACTCCATTACCATCACACCACGTGGTAACCATGGAAACCATGGTGCGGAAGGGCAATGGCGTTGTCGTTATAAAAGATCACATCACTGTCGTGCAGTGGCTCAATCAAGCATGCCAGATTCCGATGATACCACCCAGTAAACTCCATTGAAACAATCCACGAAGAAGATGGAGGAATATTCGGAAGTTTAGGTGGCAAGATAGCAGCGTGGAGCTGTCCGCGGTGAAGACCAAGGTAAAGCGACTCTGGCACTGGGTAAGAGAGTAAATATCTATGGGAACGGAACATACCAAGCTGGGAGCCATATGTTGAGTGTCCTGGCTTGAGAAGCTAATGATTTCCTGACAATCCACAAGTTCGTTGAAAAACATTCCCTACAGCAAACTTTGTTTACTCCATCCGATGATGTGACTGGGCGTCCGTTGACCCTGAATGCAGGAGATTTGAATGTTGACTAAATTACGCACTATTGCGAAACGTTCGGATCATTCGGCATTCCGCACGCAAAATGCAGAAATGTCGACGGTCGAcaggaaaaagaagaagcgaaCATCAACCAATTGTACACCAAGTCCGATCCTTTATCATTACctttgtattgtgtttttcttcatatCGTTTAAGATTAAATTACAAAACCCCTAGTAGCGAATCCGGAACGAACCCAGGTCGCAGGTGTCCGAAGTCAGGATCGGAGCATCGGTGCCGCGGTACGGCGCCGTTGGGGGGCGGGTACCGGCATTTTTTTACGCTTTTCCACTCGCCACTGCTACCGATTGCAAGAAAATTACTTCTTCttcggctgctgttgcttcttctccttcttggCTGCGCTGGCCTCACCCTTCTGCTGGGCCGCCGGTTCCGGCTTGCGCTTCGGGGCTTCCTTCTTGGCTCCAGCCGCTGCCGGTGCCGCCGTCTCCTTCTTGGCCGGCTTCTTCtcggccgctgctgccgccggcTTCTTGCCCTCGGTCTTCGGGGCGGCCTTCTTGGCGGCTTCCGGCTTCGCGCTGCTCGCTGCGGCCTTCTTGCCCGCCGGCGCGGACGCTGCCGCCGgcttcttctcctccttcttGCCGGCGTCCTTCTTCACCTCCTTCTTGCCCGCGTCCTTCTTGGGGGCGTCCTTCTTCACCTCCTTCTTGCCGGCGTCCTTCTTGGCGGCATCCTTCTTCACCTCTTTCTTGCCATCCTTCTTCACCTCCTTCTTGGCGACGGTCTTCTTGGCGGCGTCCTTCTTGCCGGCGTCCTTCTTCGCGACCGCAGCCTTCTTGGCCGGTGCCGCCTCCTTCTTGGGCGCGGCGGCTTCCTTCTTGGAGGCGGCCTCCTTCTTCTTGGCCGCGGCCAGCGACTTCTTGTCCTTCTCCGACGTCAGCGAGCTGCGCGAGTCGCGGATCGAGGAGAGGCGCGAGTGGCGGCGCACGCGCTCCTGCCGGCGGCGCAGCGCCAGCAGGCGCGAGTACTGCGACTCGGCTTCGCGGCGCGCCTCCGAGCGGCGCTTCTTGATGAGCAGACGGTGTCTCTTGCGCTGCAGCACCACCGGCGTGATCAGACGCTGGATCTTCGGCGACTTGAAGCGCGGCTTCTGGCCCTCCTTCACCGGCAGCGGGCGCTTGACGACGTAGTGGCGCACATCATCCTCCTTGCTCAGGTTGTACAGCTTGCGGATGTTGCTCGCACGCTTCGGACCGAGACGGCGCGGCACGTTCACGTCGGTCAGCCCGGGAATGTCTTTCTCGCCCTTGCGCACGATCACCAGTGCCAGGGCGGACAGGTTCTGGTCGACGATGCAACCACGCACCGACTTGCGCTTGCGCTCGCCGGCACGGCGCGGGCGGTAGCACGAGTGGCCCTTCTTCAGGAGCAGACGGACACGAGCTGTAGTGAAAagggagggtgtgtgtgtttcggtcAGATAGGTTCGCGGTCTGTCACATAAATGCAGCCCTTGGCGGTCGATTACTTACTGTTCGTCAGCACACCCTGCTTCATGGGGAAACCCTGCTTGTCGTTACCGCCGGCAATCTTCAGGATGTAACCCTTCCATTCCTCACCGAGATGATCGGCGCCGATCTCCGTGCCCATACGCTTGTCATAGAAGTGACGCAGCTTGTGGTCGTCCGAGGGGATCTCGAAGGTCTTCTGAGCCCCCGTAGCGGGAAACGATACGTTCAactggaagagaaaaaaaaataaaaaaaaaacaaatcagcaCACGGTACACCTCTCTTCCCAACGGGATGATCAACATCATCCACATTCCTGCGCCGCCATCATATCCGGTTGTGTCCAGATCTCATGCGTTGTATTCATGGCGAAACATATGATAAACATCGGAGTTCCAAATCGATCGCCGGCCAAACTGGCCAAAATCTTCCCCGCAGTGGCACTGCTACTCTACTTGGTCctgaaacacgcacacacacacacacacacaccccggaGTCAATGAGGCCCGCCGGGTTTCCATATATTCATCCGTCCCGTTGCCCCAATCCCACACCCCGACCGCACTGCTGTCAAACGGTGGCGGATACGACAAcgaaacaccaccaccaaccaaacaCGCGTTGTATGCGGCTGGACACAATTATTCCCCCATTTTGTGTCGGCCCAACGAGAACAACGGTCGGCAAACATTGCCACCGCACTGCCGCAGGGCTGGCGATACGATTTGGGTCCAATTTCACCACATTTCACCCGAAATTCGTCACTATTCGATCGTACCTTCATTTTACACGTCTATTCCCATACACTCGAGGAGAGTAAAAAGGCTGTCAAAATGGACCGATTCTGCCAAGCTGAACACCGTTGCCGACTTCCGTTTTCCGTCGCGCAAATgacgtttggcagctgtcaagCGTGTACCGTGCAGACGGGCGAATGCGTTCAATGTCGTCCGCTGGTTATGTCGACTTTGGGGCGACACATTTGAATTGTTGCTcataaatttatcaaaaattgtgtgcttatttttgttttattacattgTTCCTTTACCACGGAATAGTGACAAAATTGCTTTTCATAGGGGAAGTTTCCTATTCGCTCCATTTCTACGTGAAGGAACAAAACTCGGACGtgcattttaatttgaaaGCAATTGGCACTGACTTTTGCTCACACGCGTTCTCCAGAACATTTTACCCAGGATTAACGGACCcagaaatatttttctttccctaTTCTCAATGAAATTTTAGCAATCGATCAGGATCTTGAGGGATAACCCTCTTGCAGTTCTGGTCAATCCATATGCTGGTCGATGGACCTGTGTCCCGTGTGATGTTTGTCTGCTGATTTTTTCTcaatttgattctttgcgaCGACCTGCTCTACGACTGAATTGTCCAGTACAACACTACGATTCAATTGTGTTGAAGAGTTTgtcaataattaaattttattcaaaaccCGAATTTATACTATTCaacttaagaaaaaaaaacatttatctACAATCCCAAATCAACATACTACAACGAACGTTCGATGATCTCGCGCACCTAGGCGTTGATTGACGGCTTTGCGCTCGATTTCAAGTACCGCTTCATTACCATAAAATCCTTCACATCCTTCGGCTGCTTGGTCGATTCCGTGCCGAAATGGTTCGACTCTTCCACCTTCTCCTGCTTTATGCCCACCGGTGGACGCACAGCGgcttccgctgctgctgttccgtGCTGTCCCGGCAATTGTTTTGCAATCGCTGCGCCACCTCCCGATGGCGATGCCGTCGCTGCTGGCACTGCATTGGTTGATGATGATTCTGCTTCTACCGCTTCAACGCCCAACTCAATCTGAAACTTGCGTATGCCAATCGACTTCATGGAATTTATCTTAAGCTTCGGTTTCGGCGCATCCATTGCCTCCGCTAGGGCGGTTGGTTTCGCTTCATCTCGCATTGGTTGCACCGCTTTCGCTTGTAATGTTTGCTGTTTCCTTTTGCCTTTGCTTCCAGTCGGCCCAGTACCCTCGTTAGCCTCACCACTATTCTGTAACTGTTCCAGAGGCTGCTGCTCTTCGTGGTGTTTCCTCAGCTTTTCGTCCACGAACGATTGCAGGCGGTACATGCCGTCAGTGTCGGGCTTGAAGCGAAACCGCGACATCCCCGGCGGCCGTGCCATATCGTGCTTAAAGAGAAAATGCTTCTTCAGGGAAGTCGATGATTTGTAGCGTAAATGATTATCGCAAAGATGACACGCGTACACCGGTGTTGGTAAATTATAGTGCCAGCTGATGTGCTGATGATGAAGAAGGGGAAAAAGAGCAAACGTATAGTACACACTTGTGGAAGACATTTACCAACTAACCTCCCGGCACCAACTTCTGAACCTACCTTTTTCAAACCAAGTAACGTCCGGTAGACGACATTGCAGCCAAACTCCTCGCACCGGAACAGCTTCCCTTCGTGGCCAAGTATGTGAGCCACCAGATCTTTCTTGTAATGGGACGCATAATCACACTGCGGGCACTTGAAGTCACGCTGGTTCAGGTGCTTGATGCGGATGTGTGCCGCCAGCAAGCCCGGGCTGGAAAATTTGGCTGGACACAATTCGCACGCGTGCGCCTGTCTGTGATACTGCATGTGATTGCTCAGCAGCGGTTTGGTGGCATAGTACCGACCGCACTGGTCGCACTGATACTTGCGATCTGTTGGCGATTGTATGGGAGCGACCAATAAGTGAAAATGGgtgttttataacaaaacgATAGTAGGCGAGGGTAACTTACGTGCTATTTCCAGCTGTCGGTTGCAATGGTCGACGAACTTATCGCGAATCCGGAAGTGTGTACCACAGTTAAAGCACGCAATGAGCCGCTCCGTCGTGTGCGATACGAGGTGCTTCATCAAATCCTTCCGACTCGTCAGCTTGCTTTTCGTGGTGCAGAGCGCCCACTTGCAACTAAATTTTTGGCTTGACCACTTTCCGGCTGGCCACATATCGTCAATGTGGCCCTTCACGTGGTGAAAGAAATGCAGTGCCTTGTTGAACCGATCGCTGCACTCGTTCCATTCGCACTGGAACGTGACCGGCCGGTTGGTGATCGTGTTCCGCGTCCGGCTGTCGTTGTTACAGTTCggcagcttcagcagcaaaTGCAGGCTGGCCCCGTGCACCTTCAGCTTCGTATGGTACGCATGGTAGTGCACGTGCCCGACAAACTCGTACCCATCCTCGGTGCTGTACTCGCAGAGATCCCACCGGCATGTATACTTTCCGGCCTCCGTCTCCAGCGCTAGCTCGGCGTGCGATTCGACGTGCAGGAAGTATTTGCGATCCGTGCCGCTCATGAACTTGCACTTGCCCCACTCGCACTCGTACTTGTAGCTTTTTCGCATCTCAGTATCGGTGAATTTCGCACACCTTACGCCAACAGGAACCTGTCGAATGCAAGAAAGACCACAATTAGCAGCGTGTTAGCACAGTGGGTGTATGTAAAAATGTAGGATCAATTGATTACATCGAGCGCTTCCAAATCAATGTCATCCTCCGGTTCATCGTCATGGTTACTCGCTTCCTCCAGCGCTTCCAGGTCCATTTGATCGAACTCTTCCTGCTTCTCGAGCCAACTGCTGATGTCTGCTTGTAGGTCGTGTAATTGATCAACGCTTGATGGCACTGCTGCCACCGCCTCTTCTGAAACATTTTCGGAAGCTGCTGGCTCCTTCGTCTGCTCCTCTTCCGCGAGCTTAAGCTTCTTCGATTCGGTAGACAGTTTGCTGCTTGGTTGACTTTTACGCTTTTTCGAGCGCTTATCCATTGCTGAGGTTTTTTTGAGAGGCTCGTAAAACACtgcaaataacaaataaagtCACGCTAGAATCGCCTCCTCGCG comes from the Anopheles coluzzii chromosome 2, AcolN3, whole genome shotgun sequence genome and includes:
- the LOC120948729 gene encoding 39S ribosomal protein L34, mitochondrial, producing MALVRSFQILLPKLPAVPFFGGNLFNGLAEATAGGAWGLLSARTVIRNQFPRARETKRVRVHGWWKRMSTLAGRRVLMRKILKGRHVLSH
- the LOC120948728 gene encoding zinc finger protein Xfin-like — encoded protein: MDLKDESQIEFTITSFTTCCRLCLSCSESEDYYDIYLSSIASHSETTFVEAIQKITNVELISNSKLPSKICRHCAARIDDAFCFVRDFLRTNEMLQNYLDNEECDKEEAEEIDLTTVQELCELDLTDQQIVTDEENENERREGSEEPEHPDDEQLVHQRHDTPVQPSGTNRGLTAVDFILQQITTSPQKKKRRPDKSALKHQCNECDKSFLRRSNLVDHLRLHAQLKVFACDFCDKRFVQSGNLKSHMRTHTAERPYRCSMCQKGFTQSSALKTHMLAHTNTKPFACDVCDKAFVSSSDLCKHKLTHSAQKRYRCVICPERFFTQKVHLRNHLTRMHPTSNISVSLEAGVVK
- the LOC120948730 gene encoding 40S ribosomal protein S6, with the translated sequence MKLNVSFPATGAQKTFEIPSDDHKLRHFYDKRMGTEIGADHLGEEWKGYILKIAGGNDKQGFPMKQGVLTNTRVRLLLKKGHSCYRPRRAGERKRKSVRGCIVDQNLSALALVIVRKGEKDIPGLTDVNVPRRLGPKRASNIRKLYNLSKEDDVRHYVVKRPLPVKEGQKPRFKSPKIQRLITPVVLQRKRHRLLIKKRRSEARREAESQYSRLLALRRRQERVRRHSRLSSIRDSRSSLTSEKDKKSLAAAKKKEAASKKEAAAPKKEAAPAKKAAVAKKDAGKKDAAKKTVAKKEVKKDGKKEVKKDAAKKDAGKKEVKKDAPKKDAGKKEVKKDAGKKEEKKPAAASAPAGKKAAASSAKPEAAKKAAPKTEGKKPAAAAAEKKPAKKETAAPAAAGAKKEAPKRKPEPAAQQKGEASAAKKEKKQQQPKKK
- the LOC120947421 gene encoding histone H4 transcription factor; its protein translation is MDRTCCQTVFYEPLKKTSAMDKRSKKRKSQPSSKLSTESKKLKLAEEEQTKEPAASENVSEEAVAAVPSSVDQLHDLQADISSWLEKQEEFDQMDLEALEEASNHDDEPEDDIDLEALDVPVGVRCAKFTDTEMRKSYKYECEWGKCKFMSGTDRKYFLHVESHAELALETEAGKYTCRWDLCEYSTEDGYEFVGHVHYHAYHTKLKVHGASLHLLLKLPNCNNDSRTRNTITNRPVTFQCEWNECSDRFNKALHFFHHVKGHIDDMWPAGKWSSQKFSCKWALCTTKSKLTSRKDLMKHLVSHTTERLIACFNCGTHFRIRDKFVDHCNRQLEIAHRKYQCDQCGRYYATKPLLSNHMQYHRQAHACELCPAKFSSPGLLAAHIRIKHLNQRDFKCPQCDYASHYKKDLVAHILGHEGKLFRCEEFGCNVVYRTLLGLKKHISWHYNLPTPVYACHLCDNHLRYKSSTSLKKHFLFKHDMARPPGMSRFRFKPDTDGMYRLQSFVDEKLRKHHEEQQPLEQLQNSGEANEGTGPTGSKGKRKQQTLQAKAVQPMRDEAKPTALAEAMDAPKPKLKINSMKSIGIRKFQIELGVEAVEAESSSTNAVPAATASPSGGGAAIAKQLPGQHGTAAAEAAVRPPVGIKQEKVEESNHFGTESTKQPKDVKDFMVMKRYLKSSAKPSINA